Proteins encoded within one genomic window of Gallus gallus isolate bGalGal1 chromosome 1, bGalGal1.mat.broiler.GRCg7b, whole genome shotgun sequence:
- the EIF3D gene encoding eukaryotic translation initiation factor 3 subunit D isoform X2, translating to MAKFVTPVIQDNPSGWGPCAVPEQFKDMPYQPFSKGDRLGKVADWTGATYQDKRYTNKYSSQFGGGSQYAYFHEEDETSFQLVDTARTQKTAYQRNRMRFAQRNLRRDKDRRNMLQFSMQTLPKSAKQKERDRLRLQKKFQKQFGVRQKWDQKSQKPRDSSVEVRSDWEVKEEMDFPRLMKMRYLEVSEPQDIECCGALEYYDKAFDRITTRNEKLLRSIKRIFHTVTTTDDPVIRKLAKTQGNVFATDAILATLMSCTRSVYSWDIIVQRVGSKLFFDKRDNSDFDLLTVSETANEPPQEEGNSFNSPRNLAMEATYINHNFSQQCLRMGKEKYKFPNPNPFVEDDMDKNEVASVAYRYRRWKLGDDIDLIVRCEHDGVMTGANGEVSFINIKTLNEWDSRYCNGVDWRQKLDSQRGAVIATELKNNSYKLARWTCCALLAGSEYLKLGYVSRYHVKDSARHVILGTQQFKPNEFASQINLSIENAWGILRCVIDICMKLDEGKYLILKDPNKQVIRIYSLPDGTFSSDEDEEDEEEEEEEEEEES from the exons ATGGCGAAGTTTGTGACCCCCGTGATCCAGGACAATCCCTCGGGCTGGGGCCCGTGCGCCGTGCCCGAGCAGTTCAAGGATATGCCCTACCAGCCCTTCAGCAAGGGAGACCGCCTGGGCAAG GTGGCGGATTGGACAGGAGCCACGTACCAGGATAAGAGATATACAA ACAAGTACTCATCACAGTTTGGTGGTGGAAGTCAATATGCGTATTTCCACGAGGAGGATGAGACCAGCTTCCAGCTGGTGGATACAGCACGGACACAGAAAACTGCATACCAGAGGAATCGCATGCGATTTGCACAG AGGAACCTTCGGAGGGACAAGGACCGCCGGaacatgctgcagttcagcatGCAGACACTGCCAAAGAGTGCCAAGCAGAAAGAGAG GGATCGTTTGCGTCTCCAGAAGAAGTTTCAGAAGCAGTTTGGAGTGAGGCAGAAGTGGGACCAGAAGTCACAG AAGCCTCGTGACTCCTCTGTGGAAGTTCGCAGTGACTGGGAGGTGAAAGAAGAGATGGATTTCCCACGACTGATGAAGATGCGCTACCTGGAGGTGTCAGAGCCACAGGACAT AGAGTGCTGTGGAGCCCTAGAATACTATGACAAAGCCTTTGACCGCATTACAACGAGGAATGAGAAGCTGCTGAGGAGCATTAAGCGCATCTTCCATACGGTCACTACTACTGATGACCCAGTTATCCGAAAG CTGGCCAAGACTCAAGGGAATGTGTTTGCCACAGATGCCATCCTGGCCACACTGATGAGTTGCACTCGCTCTGTGTATTCCTGGGACATCATTGTCCAGAGAGTTGGATCCAAGCTCTTCTTTGACAAGAGGGACAATTCAGATTTTG ATCTACTGACAGTGAGTGAAACAGCTAATGAACCACCACAGGAAGAGGGCAACTCCTTTAATTCCCCACGCAACCTTGCCATGGAAGCAACTTACATCAACCATAACTTCTCCCAGCAGTGTCTGAGGATG GGGAAGGAGAAATACAAGTTTCCCAACCCAAACCCCTTTGTGGAGGATGACATGGATAAGAACGAAGTAGCTTCTGTTGCCTACAG GTACCGAAGGTGGAAGCTGGGAGATGACATTGATCTCATCGTCCGCTGTGAGCATGACGGAGTGATGACAGGAGCTAACGGCGAAGTGTCATTCATCAACATCAAAACTCTGAACGAATGGGATTCCAGG TATTGCAATGGAGTAGACTGGCGCCAGAAGCTTGACTCGCAGAGAGGAGCTGTGATCGCCACAGAGCTGAAAAACAACAGCTACAAATTAGCTCGTTGGACATGTTGTGCACTGCTGGCCGGATCAGAATATCTCAAGCTTGG TTACGTGTCCCGTTACCATGTGAAGGACTCTGCCCGCCATGTGATTCTGGGCACGCAGCAGTTTAAGCCCAACGAGTTTGCCAGCCAGATCAACCTGAGCATAGAGAATGCCTGGGGCATCTTGCGCTGCGTCATCGACATCTGCATGAAGCTGGATGAGGGGAAGTACCTCATCCTCAAAGACCCCAACAAACAGGTGATCCGAATCTACAGCTTGCCTGATGGCACCTTCAGCTcagatgaggatgaggaggatgaagaggaggaggaggaagaggaag aagaagagagCTGA
- the EIF3D gene encoding eukaryotic translation initiation factor 3 subunit D isoform X1 produces MAKFVTPVIQDNPSGWGPCAVPEQFKDMPYQPFSKGDRLGKVADWTGATYQDKRYTNKYSSQFGGGSQYAYFHEEDETSFQLVDTARTQKTAYQRNRMRFAQRNLRRDKDRRNMLQFSMQTLPKSAKQKERDRLRLQKKFQKQFGVRQKWDQKSQQKPRDSSVEVRSDWEVKEEMDFPRLMKMRYLEVSEPQDIECCGALEYYDKAFDRITTRNEKLLRSIKRIFHTVTTTDDPVIRKLAKTQGNVFATDAILATLMSCTRSVYSWDIIVQRVGSKLFFDKRDNSDFDLLTVSETANEPPQEEGNSFNSPRNLAMEATYINHNFSQQCLRMGKEKYKFPNPNPFVEDDMDKNEVASVAYRYRRWKLGDDIDLIVRCEHDGVMTGANGEVSFINIKTLNEWDSRYCNGVDWRQKLDSQRGAVIATELKNNSYKLARWTCCALLAGSEYLKLGYVSRYHVKDSARHVILGTQQFKPNEFASQINLSIENAWGILRCVIDICMKLDEGKYLILKDPNKQVIRIYSLPDGTFSSDEDEEDEEEEEEEEEEES; encoded by the exons ATGGCGAAGTTTGTGACCCCCGTGATCCAGGACAATCCCTCGGGCTGGGGCCCGTGCGCCGTGCCCGAGCAGTTCAAGGATATGCCCTACCAGCCCTTCAGCAAGGGAGACCGCCTGGGCAAG GTGGCGGATTGGACAGGAGCCACGTACCAGGATAAGAGATATACAA ACAAGTACTCATCACAGTTTGGTGGTGGAAGTCAATATGCGTATTTCCACGAGGAGGATGAGACCAGCTTCCAGCTGGTGGATACAGCACGGACACAGAAAACTGCATACCAGAGGAATCGCATGCGATTTGCACAG AGGAACCTTCGGAGGGACAAGGACCGCCGGaacatgctgcagttcagcatGCAGACACTGCCAAAGAGTGCCAAGCAGAAAGAGAG GGATCGTTTGCGTCTCCAGAAGAAGTTTCAGAAGCAGTTTGGAGTGAGGCAGAAGTGGGACCAGAAGTCACAG CAGAAGCCTCGTGACTCCTCTGTGGAAGTTCGCAGTGACTGGGAGGTGAAAGAAGAGATGGATTTCCCACGACTGATGAAGATGCGCTACCTGGAGGTGTCAGAGCCACAGGACAT AGAGTGCTGTGGAGCCCTAGAATACTATGACAAAGCCTTTGACCGCATTACAACGAGGAATGAGAAGCTGCTGAGGAGCATTAAGCGCATCTTCCATACGGTCACTACTACTGATGACCCAGTTATCCGAAAG CTGGCCAAGACTCAAGGGAATGTGTTTGCCACAGATGCCATCCTGGCCACACTGATGAGTTGCACTCGCTCTGTGTATTCCTGGGACATCATTGTCCAGAGAGTTGGATCCAAGCTCTTCTTTGACAAGAGGGACAATTCAGATTTTG ATCTACTGACAGTGAGTGAAACAGCTAATGAACCACCACAGGAAGAGGGCAACTCCTTTAATTCCCCACGCAACCTTGCCATGGAAGCAACTTACATCAACCATAACTTCTCCCAGCAGTGTCTGAGGATG GGGAAGGAGAAATACAAGTTTCCCAACCCAAACCCCTTTGTGGAGGATGACATGGATAAGAACGAAGTAGCTTCTGTTGCCTACAG GTACCGAAGGTGGAAGCTGGGAGATGACATTGATCTCATCGTCCGCTGTGAGCATGACGGAGTGATGACAGGAGCTAACGGCGAAGTGTCATTCATCAACATCAAAACTCTGAACGAATGGGATTCCAGG TATTGCAATGGAGTAGACTGGCGCCAGAAGCTTGACTCGCAGAGAGGAGCTGTGATCGCCACAGAGCTGAAAAACAACAGCTACAAATTAGCTCGTTGGACATGTTGTGCACTGCTGGCCGGATCAGAATATCTCAAGCTTGG TTACGTGTCCCGTTACCATGTGAAGGACTCTGCCCGCCATGTGATTCTGGGCACGCAGCAGTTTAAGCCCAACGAGTTTGCCAGCCAGATCAACCTGAGCATAGAGAATGCCTGGGGCATCTTGCGCTGCGTCATCGACATCTGCATGAAGCTGGATGAGGGGAAGTACCTCATCCTCAAAGACCCCAACAAACAGGTGATCCGAATCTACAGCTTGCCTGATGGCACCTTCAGCTcagatgaggatgaggaggatgaagaggaggaggaggaagaggaag aagaagagagCTGA